One part of the Ralstonia pickettii genome encodes these proteins:
- a CDS encoding threonine dehydratase: MSLIATAATLDRATGLRHLRAAAGVVGAVLPPTPQYCWPLLSQAMDATVWVKHENHTEVGAFKVRGGLTYLHALRQRAPQVRGVIAATRGNHGQSIALAARRNGLAVTIVVPHGNSVEKNAAMRALGAELLEAGEDFQASRELADQLAAERGLHFVPSYHDDLVVGVASYWLEFFEATPLDVVYVPIGMGSGICAAVRARNALALSTRIVGVVSAHARCYEQSLKSGTVVSAPVSTLLADGLACRTPDANALEVIRAGVDEVIAVTDDEVAQAIRLYFSTTHNVAEGAAAAALAGAWQQREQIAGQRIGLPLTGGNIDRATLARVLAGQPILP; the protein is encoded by the coding sequence ATGTCGCTCATTGCTACCGCCGCGACGCTCGATCGAGCCACCGGACTGCGCCATCTGCGTGCAGCAGCCGGCGTCGTCGGGGCCGTTCTTCCCCCGACCCCGCAATACTGTTGGCCATTGCTCTCGCAAGCCATGGACGCGACGGTGTGGGTGAAGCATGAAAACCACACCGAAGTGGGTGCGTTCAAGGTGCGGGGCGGGCTGACCTACCTGCATGCGTTGCGCCAACGTGCGCCCCAGGTGCGTGGTGTGATTGCGGCGACGCGTGGCAACCATGGACAGTCGATTGCGTTGGCGGCGCGCCGGAACGGTCTCGCCGTCACCATCGTCGTGCCGCACGGCAATAGCGTGGAGAAGAACGCCGCCATGCGCGCACTCGGGGCCGAGCTGCTTGAAGCGGGCGAGGACTTTCAGGCGAGCCGCGAGTTGGCCGATCAGTTGGCCGCTGAACGCGGCTTGCACTTTGTGCCCTCGTACCACGACGATCTGGTTGTCGGGGTGGCGAGCTACTGGCTGGAGTTCTTTGAAGCCACGCCGTTGGATGTGGTCTACGTGCCGATCGGCATGGGTTCGGGTATTTGCGCGGCGGTACGGGCGCGCAATGCGCTGGCGCTGTCGACGCGCATTGTGGGCGTCGTGTCGGCGCATGCCCGATGCTATGAGCAGTCGCTCAAGAGCGGTACCGTGGTGTCGGCGCCGGTCTCGACGCTGCTGGCCGACGGGCTAGCGTGCCGCACGCCTGATGCGAACGCGCTTGAGGTCATCCGCGCTGGCGTCGACGAGGTCATTGCGGTGACGGATGACGAAGTAGCGCAGGCCATTCGCCTGTATTTCTCCACCACCCACAACGTGGCCGAGGGCGCTGCCGCCGCGGCCTTGGCGGGAGCATGGCAGCAGCGCGAACAGATCGCCGGCCAGCGCATCGGCCTGCCGCTGACCGGCGGCAACATCGATCGCGCCACGCTGGCGCGCGTGCTAGCCGGTCAGCCGATCCTGCCTTAG
- a CDS encoding TerC family protein: MEWLSDIFTMQFAAALASIIVIDLVLAGDNAILIALAARNLPPELQKKAIMWGAAGAIVVRALMTLAVVWLLKIPGLMLVGGLALVWIAWKLLADDGQGGDEHGAGSTTLMGAMKTIIIADAVMGIDNVLAIAGASHGSFLLVVLGLLISVPVVVWGSGVVLRLIERFPIIIYGGAAVLAYTAAHMIVAEPVLKALFAAQPPLKWAVYVAVFLIVLGGGWLVQRRRQQPA, from the coding sequence ATGGAATGGTTGTCTGACATCTTCACCATGCAGTTTGCTGCCGCGCTGGCATCGATCATCGTGATCGACCTTGTGCTTGCGGGCGATAACGCCATCCTCATCGCGCTGGCTGCGCGCAACCTGCCCCCCGAGCTGCAGAAGAAAGCCATCATGTGGGGCGCCGCGGGCGCCATCGTGGTACGCGCCTTGATGACGCTGGCGGTGGTGTGGCTGCTGAAGATTCCAGGCCTGATGCTCGTCGGCGGTCTGGCGCTGGTGTGGATTGCGTGGAAGCTTCTGGCTGACGACGGCCAGGGCGGCGATGAACACGGCGCAGGCAGCACCACGCTGATGGGCGCGATGAAGACCATCATCATTGCAGATGCGGTCATGGGCATCGACAACGTGCTCGCCATTGCCGGCGCATCCCACGGCAGCTTCCTTCTGGTGGTATTGGGCCTGCTGATCAGCGTGCCTGTCGTGGTGTGGGGCAGCGGCGTGGTACTGCGCCTGATCGAGCGCTTCCCGATCATCATCTACGGAGGCGCCGCGGTGCTGGCTTACACGGCCGCGCACATGATCGTGGCCGAACCGGTGCTCAAGGCGCTCTTTGCCGCGCAGCCGCCGCTTAAGTGGGCCGTGTATGTGGCGGTGTTCCTGATCGTGCTGGGCGGCGGTTGGCTGGTGCAGCGTCGCCGCCAACAGCCTGCCTAA
- the egtD gene encoding L-histidine N(alpha)-methyltransferase, which yields MQATKPSADAYARRALARLIQPQPTVDAVGAGLTFYQLFTEDDAALRAEAEAGLLAPAASISPKFFYDALGSRLFEAITDLPEYYPTRTEAAIFSLHAAEIALRVGRGATLIDLGAGNCEKAARLFRTLAPSRYVAIDISAEFLRDTLRGLARQHPQLPMVGIGADLCAPLVLPDAVGDGRRVWFYPGSSLGNFTPEEAGAFLSRLHEASAPGDSVLIGIDLIKEAQRLEAAYDDPLGVTAAFNLNVLRNLNRLLGTNFDVRDWRHVALYRAEAHRVEMHLEARRDVTVRWGKHARAFAAGERMHTENSVKYDLPSLQTMFADAGFEDLHAWTDASGDFAVCHASVAR from the coding sequence ATGCAGGCCACCAAGCCGTCCGCCGATGCCTATGCCCGCCGCGCGCTGGCTCGACTGATCCAGCCGCAGCCCACGGTCGATGCCGTTGGCGCGGGCTTGACCTTCTACCAACTCTTTACGGAAGACGACGCTGCGCTGCGCGCCGAGGCAGAAGCCGGCCTGCTGGCACCCGCGGCCAGCATCAGCCCGAAGTTTTTCTACGATGCCCTCGGTTCGCGCCTGTTCGAGGCGATTACCGATCTACCCGAGTACTACCCGACGCGCACCGAAGCCGCCATTTTCAGCCTGCATGCGGCTGAGATCGCGCTGCGCGTGGGCCGCGGCGCCACGTTGATCGACCTGGGCGCCGGCAACTGCGAAAAGGCCGCGCGCCTGTTCCGCACGCTGGCGCCGTCACGGTATGTGGCGATCGATATCTCGGCGGAGTTTCTGCGCGACACGCTGCGCGGGCTTGCACGTCAGCATCCGCAATTGCCGATGGTCGGAATTGGCGCCGATCTGTGTGCGCCGCTGGTGCTGCCCGATGCCGTCGGCGACGGACGCCGCGTGTGGTTTTACCCCGGTTCGAGCCTGGGCAACTTCACGCCGGAAGAAGCGGGCGCATTTCTGTCGCGCTTGCACGAAGCTTCGGCCCCCGGCGACAGTGTTCTGATCGGCATCGACCTCATCAAAGAGGCCCAACGGCTGGAAGCCGCTTACGATGATCCGCTCGGTGTGACGGCGGCTTTCAACCTGAACGTGCTGCGCAATCTGAATCGCCTTCTGGGTACGAATTTCGACGTGCGGGATTGGCGCCATGTTGCGCTGTACCGCGCAGAGGCGCACCGCGTTGAGATGCATCTCGAAGCGCGTCGCGATGTCACGGTGCGGTGGGGCAAGCACGCGCGGGCCTTCGCGGCGGGTGAACGCATGCACACCGAGAACTCGGTCAAGTACGACCTGCCCAGCCTGCAAACGATGTTTGCCGATGCCGGCTTCGAAGACCTGCATGCCTGGACCGACGCCAGCGGCGACTTTGCCGTCTGCCACGCGAGCGTGGCCCGGTAG
- the egtB gene encoding ergothioneine biosynthesis protein EgtB, translating to MAEFFMLPDPTFIGSLPDWTDGRRLPRQGIAHSLVDARNRTLALLSAFGDTQRGWQIERVEHHAPPLWTLGQLAWFAEFWCLREPRRNGSDTIEDGAGTEWDLARWQATQPAALDGADTFFDMDRMPPEACWELTLPGIATIKQYAHDVLDRVLRKLATLGTDDDAALEPFRWAVFHEDLRAEHLHGLLQILRLQPAGQPPLAAVAVPATQTLSLPGGRFQMGWPDADGFFFDNECPPYRTYVPAFEIDAQPVTNGQYLEFIEDRGYDHPQWWSPAGMEWLMMQERSAPLGWQRDPTTRSWQALRYGQARTINRDEPVRHVSLYEAQAWCRWAGRRLPTEDEWEMAAVQGRAGFHWGQVWEWTSSPFEPYPDFVPGMPRGRVASLSAPHFQTMQAVRGAAAHTPQRARHPRFRGFLLPERDDVFVGFRTCAL from the coding sequence ATGGCTGAATTCTTCATGCTCCCTGATCCGACGTTCATCGGGTCGCTTCCCGACTGGACCGACGGCCGCCGCCTGCCGCGCCAGGGCATCGCGCACAGCCTGGTCGACGCGCGCAATCGCACGCTGGCGCTGTTGTCGGCGTTTGGCGACACACAGCGCGGCTGGCAGATTGAACGCGTCGAGCATCACGCCCCGCCGCTCTGGACGCTGGGCCAACTGGCCTGGTTCGCCGAGTTCTGGTGCCTGCGCGAACCGCGTCGCAATGGCAGCGACACGATCGAAGACGGCGCGGGCACCGAATGGGACTTGGCCCGTTGGCAAGCGACGCAACCTGCCGCCCTTGACGGTGCCGATACGTTTTTCGACATGGATCGCATGCCGCCGGAGGCGTGCTGGGAGCTGACGCTGCCCGGCATTGCAACGATCAAGCAGTACGCTCATGACGTGCTCGACCGCGTGCTGCGCAAGCTCGCCACGCTCGGCACCGACGACGATGCGGCACTTGAGCCGTTCCGCTGGGCGGTATTCCACGAAGACCTGCGCGCCGAACACCTGCACGGCCTGCTGCAGATATTGCGCCTGCAACCCGCTGGACAGCCGCCGCTGGCCGCGGTGGCTGTGCCGGCTACGCAGACCTTGTCGTTGCCGGGCGGCCGCTTTCAGATGGGCTGGCCAGACGCCGATGGCTTCTTCTTCGACAACGAATGTCCGCCGTATCGCACATACGTGCCGGCGTTCGAGATTGATGCACAGCCTGTCACGAATGGCCAATACCTGGAGTTCATCGAGGACCGTGGTTACGACCATCCGCAATGGTGGTCGCCGGCCGGCATGGAGTGGCTGATGATGCAGGAGCGCTCGGCGCCGCTCGGTTGGCAGCGCGATCCCACCACGCGCAGCTGGCAGGCACTGCGCTACGGTCAGGCGCGTACGATCAACCGTGACGAACCCGTGCGCCATGTGAGCCTGTACGAGGCCCAGGCGTGGTGCCGCTGGGCGGGCCGTCGCTTACCGACGGAAGACGAATGGGAGATGGCCGCGGTGCAAGGCCGCGCAGGCTTCCATTGGGGGCAGGTGTGGGAGTGGACGTCGTCGCCGTTCGAGCCGTATCCGGATTTTGTGCCGGGCATGCCGCGCGGCCGTGTGGCGAGCCTGTCGGCGCCGCACTTCCAAACGATGCAGGCGGTGCGGGGTGCGGCCGCACATACGCCACAGCGCGCGCGCCATCCGCGTTTTCGGGGCTTCCTGCTGCCGGAGCGCGACGACGTCTTTGTCGGCTTCCGAACCTGTGCGCTTTGA
- a CDS encoding DEAD/DEAH box helicase, whose translation MTQPQDGSGAIAHAETINTNTENLIAETATRASAFAALGLDDRIVRALGEVNYTTPTPVQAQAIPACLSGRDLLVTSQTGSGKTAAFILPAIQRISEQPEPQRPRMDGPPQRMKGRRPRPAPAKPSLLVLTPTRELALQVTTATAQYGRHLRRIVCASILGGMPYPKQLDMLARMPDIIIATPGRLLDHIDSGRIDLSALDMLVFDEADRMLDMGFSDDIEAIVGATPATRQMLMFSATMDRRIEQLAERMMREPQRIEIAAAKVDQSNIEERLHFTDDMSHKQQLLDHLLRDASLKQAIVFTATKRDADSLAERLTEHGFSAGALHGDMHQGARNRTLTALRRGQLRVLVATDVAARGIDVPDITHVVNFDLPKQAEDYVHRIGRTGRAGRSGIAINLVNHNDTFQWRRIERFVDRRIDASVVEGLEPKRSAKPRTGGPRAGGDRGGYRGNGGNGGGYRGQREGYGARQGGNGGNSGNNEGRFQRSFAGDRDGFAPRRDDRNGNSNSNSGGYQGAQREWNRDDRAPRPSYGQGQQNRGDWQQRPARTQGTQDGNRGYGNSAGTGNGGGYGNRDGNREGAAPRRFGDNNGGNRFGDAGNGAQRRSYGNRDGNRDSYGSKGRSRDFDR comes from the coding sequence ATGACGCAGCCTCAAGACGGCAGCGGCGCCATTGCGCACGCTGAAACCATCAACACCAATACCGAAAACCTCATCGCCGAAACCGCGACCCGTGCCAGCGCCTTTGCTGCACTGGGCCTGGACGACCGCATCGTCCGCGCGCTTGGTGAAGTGAACTACACCACGCCCACGCCGGTGCAGGCGCAAGCCATTCCGGCCTGCCTGTCCGGCCGCGACCTGCTGGTCACGAGCCAGACTGGTTCGGGCAAGACCGCCGCGTTCATCCTGCCGGCCATCCAGCGCATCAGCGAGCAGCCTGAGCCGCAGCGTCCGCGCATGGACGGCCCGCCGCAACGCATGAAGGGCCGTCGCCCTCGCCCGGCGCCGGCCAAGCCGTCGCTGCTGGTGCTGACGCCCACGCGTGAACTGGCCCTGCAAGTGACCACCGCCACCGCACAGTACGGCCGCCACCTGCGCCGTATCGTCTGCGCGAGCATCCTGGGCGGCATGCCGTACCCGAAGCAGCTCGACATGCTGGCCCGCATGCCGGACATCATCATCGCCACGCCGGGCCGCCTGCTCGACCACATCGACTCGGGCCGCATCGACCTGTCGGCACTCGACATGCTCGTCTTTGACGAAGCCGACCGCATGCTGGACATGGGCTTCTCGGATGACATCGAAGCCATCGTCGGCGCTACGCCGGCCACGCGCCAGATGCTGATGTTCTCGGCCACCATGGACCGCCGCATCGAGCAACTGGCCGAGCGCATGATGCGCGAGCCGCAGCGCATCGAAATCGCCGCCGCCAAGGTCGACCAGAGCAACATCGAAGAGCGCCTGCACTTCACCGACGACATGTCGCACAAGCAGCAGCTGCTGGATCACCTGCTGCGCGATGCATCGCTCAAGCAAGCCATCGTCTTCACGGCGACCAAGCGTGATGCCGATTCGCTGGCCGAACGCCTGACCGAGCACGGCTTCTCCGCCGGGGCCTTGCATGGCGACATGCACCAGGGCGCGCGCAACCGCACGCTGACGGCGCTGCGCCGCGGCCAGTTGCGCGTGCTGGTGGCCACCGACGTGGCAGCGCGCGGCATCGACGTGCCGGACATCACGCACGTGGTCAACTTTGACCTGCCCAAGCAAGCGGAAGACTACGTGCACCGCATCGGCCGTACGGGCCGCGCGGGCCGCAGCGGCATCGCCATCAACCTGGTGAACCACAACGACACGTTCCAATGGCGCCGTATCGAGCGCTTCGTTGATCGCCGCATCGACGCATCGGTGGTTGAGGGCCTGGAGCCGAAGCGCTCGGCCAAGCCCCGCACAGGTGGCCCGCGTGCCGGCGGCGACCGTGGCGGCTACCGCGGAAACGGTGGCAATGGCGGCGGTTATCGCGGCCAGCGTGAAGGCTACGGCGCACGCCAAGGCGGCAACGGTGGCAATAGCGGCAACAACGAAGGCCGCTTCCAGCGCAGCTTCGCCGGCGACCGCGACGGCTTTGCTCCGCGCCGCGACGACCGCAATGGCAACAGCAATAGCAACAGCGGCGGCTACCAAGGCGCCCAACGCGAATGGAACCGCGACGACCGCGCCCCGCGTCCGTCGTATGGCCAAGGCCAGCAAAACCGTGGCGACTGGCAGCAACGCCCCGCGCGCACGCAAGGCACGCAAGACGGCAACCGTGGCTACGGCAACAGCGCCGGCACCGGCAACGGTGGCGGTTATGGCAATCGCGATGGCAACCGTGAAGGCGCCGCCCCGCGTCGCTTCGGCGACAACAACGGCGGCAACCGCTTCGGCGACGCTGGCAACGGCGCACAGCGTCGCAGCTATGGCAATCGCGACGGCAACCGCGACAGCTACGGCAGCAAGGGCCGTTCGCGCGACTTCGATCGTTGA
- a CDS encoding amino acid ABC transporter substrate-binding protein, whose protein sequence is MPFFTRALPAAALLFASLSSFAPGTVQASSTPVLDRIRDTGAVRVAYRESSVPFSFYDADKKPIGYAMDLCLRVVDKLRTDLKRPDLKVQYVMVTPSTRMPAIIEGKADLECGSTTNNRERREKVAFTIPHYIAGIRMLVKTSSGIRKWDDLRGKTVVTTKGTTSVAELRKMNDVRVLNMNFLEAKDHAESFAMVETGKADAFAMDDVLLYGFRANTKTPGDYAVVGDMLTVEPYAIMLSKDDTEFKRLVDRAMTNIILDYDAEKLYKKWFQQPIPPHSAKLDIPMSFLLRDSFKYPSDKVAD, encoded by the coding sequence ATGCCGTTCTTCACGCGCGCGCTGCCCGCTGCAGCGCTGCTCTTCGCTTCGCTCTCCAGTTTTGCACCGGGCACTGTCCAGGCCTCGTCCACGCCGGTGCTCGACCGCATCCGCGACACCGGCGCCGTCCGCGTCGCCTATCGCGAAAGCTCCGTGCCATTCTCGTTCTACGACGCCGACAAAAAGCCCATCGGCTATGCCATGGACCTGTGCCTGCGCGTGGTCGACAAGCTGCGCACTGATCTGAAACGCCCTGACCTGAAAGTCCAATACGTGATGGTCACGCCTTCCACCCGGATGCCGGCCATCATCGAAGGCAAAGCGGATCTCGAATGTGGCTCGACCACGAACAACCGCGAGCGCCGGGAGAAAGTGGCCTTCACGATCCCGCACTACATCGCGGGCATCCGCATGCTCGTCAAGACGTCGTCGGGCATCCGCAAGTGGGATGACCTGCGCGGCAAGACCGTCGTCACCACCAAGGGCACCACCAGCGTGGCGGAGCTGCGCAAGATGAACGACGTGCGCGTGCTGAACATGAACTTTCTCGAAGCCAAGGACCACGCTGAATCCTTCGCGATGGTCGAAACCGGCAAGGCCGACGCTTTTGCAATGGACGACGTGCTGCTCTACGGCTTCCGCGCCAACACCAAGACGCCGGGCGACTACGCCGTCGTCGGTGACATGCTGACGGTCGAGCCCTACGCGATCATGCTGAGCAAGGACGACACCGAGTTCAAGCGCCTGGTGGATCGCGCGATGACCAACATCATCCTCGACTACGACGCCGAGAAGCTCTACAAGAAGTGGTTCCAGCAACCGATTCCGCCGCACAGCGCAAAGCTCGATATCCCGATGAGCTTCCTGCTGCGCGACTCGTTCAAGTATCCGAGCGACAAAGTCGCCGATTGA
- a CDS encoding DNA topoisomerase IV subunit B, which produces MSKTSQYSESSIKVLKGLEPVKQRPGMYTRTDNPLHIVQEVIDNSADEALGGYGKLIAVTLHRDGSVSVEDDARGIPVGIHPEEGVPVVEIVYTRLHAGGKFDKGRGGAYAFSGGLHGVGVSVTNALSTRLEVTVWRDGNVSTLAFSGGDVIEPLTTRKAERGEKKSGTRVRAWPDAKYFDSENIPLAELQRLLRSKAVLLPGVKVTLTLEKTGETLEWQYDQGLRGYLVESLAQGSGAEPVIPLFEGEHFADPDKPGEEGFAFGEGASWVVAWTEEGSPVRESYVNLIPTPAGGTHESGLREGLFQAVKSFVEMHALLPKGVKLMSEDVFARASFVLSAKVLDPQFQGQIKERLNSRDAVRLVSTFSRPALELWLNQHVDHGKKLAELVIKQAQARTRAAQKVEKKKGSGVAVLPGKLTDCESDDVTRNELFLVEGDSAGGSAKMGRDKEFQAILPLRGKVLNTWETERDRLFANNEVHDIAVAIGVDPHGPNDTVDLSGLRYGKICILSDADVDGAHIQVLLLTLFFKHFPQLIDRGHVCVARPPLYRVDAPARGKKPAQKLYALDDGELEAIEDKLRKDGVKDGAWQISRFKGLGEMSAEQLWETTMNPDTRRLLPVALGELGQDQTINMMNMLMGKGEAGARRTWLEARGNEVEADI; this is translated from the coding sequence ATGAGCAAAACCTCCCAATACAGCGAATCGTCGATCAAGGTCCTCAAGGGCCTCGAACCGGTCAAGCAACGGCCGGGCATGTACACGCGCACCGACAATCCCCTGCACATCGTGCAGGAAGTCATCGACAACTCCGCTGACGAGGCGTTGGGCGGCTACGGCAAGCTGATTGCCGTGACGCTGCACAGGGACGGCAGCGTGAGCGTGGAAGACGATGCGCGCGGCATTCCCGTCGGCATCCACCCCGAAGAGGGCGTGCCGGTGGTCGAGATCGTCTACACGCGTCTGCACGCCGGCGGCAAGTTCGACAAGGGCCGAGGCGGCGCATATGCGTTCTCCGGCGGCCTGCACGGCGTGGGCGTGTCGGTCACGAACGCGCTGTCGACGCGGCTGGAAGTGACGGTCTGGCGTGACGGCAATGTATCGACGCTCGCATTCTCCGGTGGCGACGTGATTGAACCGCTGACCACCCGCAAGGCCGAACGCGGCGAGAAGAAGAGCGGCACACGCGTGCGTGCGTGGCCGGACGCCAAGTATTTCGATTCCGAGAACATCCCGCTTGCCGAGCTGCAACGCTTGCTGCGCAGCAAGGCCGTGCTGCTGCCGGGCGTGAAGGTCACGCTTACGCTGGAAAAAACCGGCGAGACGCTCGAATGGCAATACGACCAGGGCCTGCGCGGCTATCTGGTCGAATCGCTTGCGCAGGGCAGCGGCGCCGAGCCGGTGATCCCGCTGTTCGAAGGCGAACACTTTGCCGACCCAGACAAGCCCGGCGAAGAAGGTTTTGCCTTCGGCGAAGGCGCCTCGTGGGTGGTGGCCTGGACAGAAGAAGGCTCCCCGGTGCGCGAGTCATACGTGAACCTGATCCCGACGCCCGCTGGCGGCACCCATGAATCCGGTTTGCGCGAAGGGTTGTTCCAGGCTGTGAAGAGCTTTGTCGAGATGCATGCGCTGCTGCCCAAGGGCGTCAAGCTGATGTCCGAAGACGTGTTTGCGCGTGCTTCGTTCGTGCTCTCGGCCAAGGTGCTCGACCCGCAGTTTCAAGGCCAGATCAAGGAACGCCTGAACAGCCGCGATGCGGTGCGGCTGGTGTCCACCTTCAGCCGCCCGGCGCTCGAGCTGTGGCTGAACCAGCACGTCGACCACGGCAAGAAACTGGCCGAACTCGTCATCAAGCAGGCGCAGGCGCGTACACGTGCCGCGCAGAAGGTCGAGAAGAAGAAGGGCTCCGGCGTGGCCGTGTTGCCCGGCAAACTGACCGATTGCGAATCCGACGACGTCACCCGCAACGAACTCTTTCTGGTGGAAGGCGACTCCGCCGGTGGCTCGGCCAAGATGGGCCGCGACAAGGAATTCCAGGCCATCCTGCCGTTGCGCGGCAAGGTGCTGAACACCTGGGAGACCGAGCGCGACCGCCTGTTCGCCAACAACGAAGTACACGACATTGCTGTCGCCATCGGTGTGGACCCGCACGGTCCGAACGATACGGTCGACCTGTCGGGCCTGCGCTACGGCAAGATCTGCATCCTGTCCGATGCTGACGTGGACGGCGCGCACATCCAGGTGCTGCTGCTCACGTTGTTCTTCAAGCACTTCCCGCAACTGATCGATCGGGGGCACGTGTGCGTGGCCCGTCCGCCGCTGTATCGTGTCGATGCCCCGGCGCGCGGCAAGAAGCCTGCGCAGAAGCTCTATGCGCTGGACGACGGCGAACTGGAAGCCATTGAAGACAAGCTGCGCAAGGATGGCGTGAAGGACGGCGCCTGGCAGATCTCCCGCTTCAAGGGCCTGGGCGAAATGAGCGCCGAGCAGCTCTGGGAAACCACCATGAACCCCGATACGCGCCGTCTGCTGCCCGTGGCGCTGGGCGAACTGGGCCAAGACCAGACCATCAACATGATGAACATGCTGATGGGCAAGGGCGAAGCCGGCGCGCGCCGCACGTGGCTGGAAGCGCGCGGCAACGAAGTCGAAGCCGATATCTGA
- a CDS encoding lytic transglycosylase domain-containing protein: MKLSVRFAFALTALALLASQPARADVYGYIDENGLAHFAAERLDDRYVLFMKGAAVAGKGDDKAKDDSAIALPETELPDTDAYLNASKRDALDNAAGMRQRLVRAVLQHPNVPTVEPLIRQAATKHGIDPALVKAVIAAESGFNPQAVSPKGAIGLMQVIPDTGARYGVTGDARRSAAQKLADPKTNITTGVRYLSDLLRMFSGNLELVLAAYNAGEGAVQKHGNDIPPYAETQNYVKTVLQFYRYYNPVAAVPGLMNASGNGVIATRKPGRTGRPARIELVLDPATGVATNLPQH, translated from the coding sequence ATGAAGCTTTCCGTACGTTTCGCATTCGCATTGACGGCGCTGGCCCTGTTGGCCAGCCAGCCGGCGCGCGCGGACGTCTACGGCTACATCGATGAAAACGGTCTGGCGCACTTCGCTGCCGAACGGCTGGACGATCGCTACGTGCTGTTCATGAAGGGCGCGGCGGTGGCGGGCAAGGGCGACGACAAGGCCAAGGACGATAGCGCCATCGCCCTGCCGGAAACCGAGCTGCCCGATACCGATGCCTATCTCAACGCCAGCAAGCGCGATGCACTCGACAACGCCGCCGGCATGCGCCAGCGCCTGGTGCGCGCGGTGCTGCAGCACCCGAACGTGCCGACGGTGGAACCGCTGATCCGCCAGGCCGCGACCAAGCACGGTATCGACCCCGCGTTAGTGAAGGCCGTGATTGCCGCTGAATCGGGTTTCAACCCGCAGGCCGTGTCGCCCAAGGGGGCAATCGGGCTGATGCAGGTGATTCCGGACACCGGCGCGCGCTACGGCGTGACCGGCGACGCCCGCCGCTCGGCCGCACAAAAGCTGGCCGATCCGAAGACGAACATCACCACCGGCGTGCGTTACCTGAGCGATCTGCTGCGCATGTTCTCAGGCAACCTTGAGCTTGTGCTGGCCGCCTACAACGCGGGCGAGGGCGCCGTGCAGAAGCACGGCAACGACATTCCGCCCTACGCCGAGACGCAGAACTACGTGAAGACGGTGCTGCAGTTCTATCGCTACTACAACCCGGTCGCCGCCGTGCCCGGGTTGATGAACGCGAGCGGCAACGGCGTCATCGCCACACGCAAGCCAGGCCGCACGGGCCGACCCGCACGCATCGAACTCGTATTGGACCCCGCCACCGGCGTGGCCACGAACCTCCCCCAACATTGA